A section of the Oncorhynchus gorbuscha isolate QuinsamMale2020 ecotype Even-year linkage group LG06, OgorEven_v1.0, whole genome shotgun sequence genome encodes:
- the LOC124038398 gene encoding ras-related protein Rab-23-like: MLEEDMEVAIKVVVVGNGAVGKSSMIQRYCKGIFTKDYKKTIGVDFLERQILVNDEDVRLMLWDTAGQEEFDAITKAYYRGAQACVLVFSTTDRESFEAVGSWWEKVELEVGDIPTVLVQNKIDLLDDTMIKNEEAEGLAKKLKLRFYRTSVKEDLNVNEVFKYLADKYLQRLKRQTAEEPEAVHTAGNKIGVFNTTSSNLSSQNSSNGREIISLRPHKQRTKKSKNLFSSCSLL, translated from the exons atgttggaggaggacatggaAGTGGCCAtcaaggtggtggtggtgggcaatGGTGCGGTGGGGAAGTCCAGCATGATCCAGCGCTACTGCAAGGGCATCTTCACCAAGGACTACAAGAAGACCATCGGTGTGGACTTCCTGGAGAGGCAGATACT AGTGAATGATGAAGATGTGAGATTGATGTTGTGGGACACAGCAGGGCAGGAAGAGTTTGATGCCATCACCAAGGCCTACTACCGCG GTGCCCAGGCGTGTGTTCTGGTCTTCTCCACCACTGACAGGGAGTCGTTCGAGGCGGTCGGCAGCTGGTGGGAGAAGGTGGAGCTAGAGGTGGGAGACATCCCCACTGTCCTAGTGCAGAACAAGATTGACCTTCTGGATGACACGATGATCAAAAA TGAGGAGGCAGAAGGTCTGGCCAAGAAGCTCAAGTTGAGGTTTTATAGAACCTCTGTAAAGGAGGACCTCAATGTCAATGAAG TTTTCAAATACCTAGCAGATAAGTATCTGCAACGACTCAAGCGGCAAACAGCAGAGGAGCCCGAGGCAGTGCATACAGCAGGCAATAAAATTG GCGTTTTCAACACCACAAGTAGTAACCTATCTAGTCAGAACTCCAGCAATGGCCGTGAAATCATCAGCTTGCGGCCCCACAAACAGAGGACCAAGAAGAGCAAAAACCTCTTCAGTAGCTGCAGCCTTCTTTAG
- the LOC124038399 gene encoding BAG family molecular chaperone regulator 2-like → MAQAKIHHAKMTEAAKGKFSRSMSMADRSGQLLESLDQLEIRVEALREVATSMEQERECLLDLIQSIKNSEEMRSICDGEREELSLTANRLLGRTLTVEISVETIRNSTQEDALHKATSLIDEIAAKLLDDMDGARKRLMALHAACVTEAPPVPIDTKFQTIVITCALEDQKKIKKRLETLIRNVYNAEKNIKIMDHQKVDDLNSANGSK, encoded by the exons ATGGCTCAAGCGAAAATCCACCACGCTAAGATGACTGAAGCGGCTAAAGGAAAATTCAGCAGATCAATGTCTATGGCAGATCGCTCTGGACAACTACTTGAAAGTTTGGACCAGCTGGAAATAAG GGTGGAGGCTTTACGTGAAGTCGCAACTTCaatggaacaggagagagagtgcTTACTGGATTTGATACAATCCATAAAGAACAGTGAAGAAATGCGCAGCATTTGTGACG GAGAGCGAGAGGAACTATCTTTAACTGCTAATCGTCTTCTGGGTAGGACGCTAACAGTTGAAATCTCAGTGGAAACCATAAGGAACTCCACACAGGAGGATGCGTTACACAAGGCTACCTCTTTGATTGATGAGATTGCAGCAAAGTTGCTTGACGACATGGATGGTGCCAGAAAGCGCCTGATGGCACTGCACGCTGCCTGTGTGACCGAAGCACCACCTGTTCCTATCGATACAAAATTCCAGACGATCGTCATCACCTGCGCCTTGGAAGATCAGAAGAAAATTAAGAAGCGGCTTGAAACTCTGATAAGAAATGTGTATAATGCTGAGAAGAATATAAAGATAATGGATCATCAGAAAGTGGATGACTTAAACAGTGCCAATGGCAGCAAATGA